One Caldalkalibacillus thermarum DNA window includes the following coding sequences:
- a CDS encoding TRAP transporter large permease subunit: protein MGKTPLYAGFAGIITTIIASWLAKGHGINFRKAIEALIEGAKGTLQVGVACAAIGIIIGVVSMTGLGSVMAYNIINISGGILWVILLLVMITCIVLSMGLPSTALYIVVAVTAAPALVEAGVHPVAAHFFVFWFGVLSNITPPVALASYTAAGIAGADAMRTGWTAFSFSITRIYHPLHDCL from the coding sequence TTGTATGCTGGATTTGCTGGTATTATTACGACCATCATTGCCAGTTGGTTGGCCAAAGGACATGGCATCAATTTTCGTAAAGCCATTGAGGCCTTAATTGAAGGGGCAAAAGGAACACTTCAAGTGGGGGTTGCTTGTGCGGCGATCGGTATTATTATCGGTGTCGTTAGCATGACCGGACTAGGATCGGTTATGGCGTATAACATTATCAATATTTCAGGTGGAATTCTATGGGTTATCCTGCTCTTGGTGATGATAACTTGTATTGTTTTAAGTATGGGTTTGCCCTCCACTGCACTGTACATTGTTGTGGCTGTAACTGCAGCCCCTGCTCTGGTGGAAGCAGGCGTTCACCCAGTTGCCGCTCACTTCTTTGTATTCTGGTTTGGGGTGCTATCCAACATCACTCCTCCTGTTGCTCTGGCTTCCTATACTGCTGCTGGAATAGCCGGGGCGGATGCCATGAGAACAGGATGGACAGCTTTTTCGTTTAGCATTACCCGGATTTATCATCCCCTTCATGATTGCCTATAA